The Bacillota bacterium genome includes a window with the following:
- the sigG gene encoding RNA polymerase sporulation sigma factor SigG has protein sequence MNKVEICGVNTSKLPVLSNKKMRELLAKIKDGDQQAREEMVQGNLRLVLSVIQRFNNRGEYVDDLFQVGCIGLMKAIDNFDLSQNVKFSTYAVPMIIGEIRRYLRDNNPIRVSRSLRDIAYKALQVRDSLANKYAKEPTISQIAEELQIPREDIVFALDAIQEPISLFEPIYHDGGDPIFVMDQIRDEKNLDGNWLEGVSIKEGMQRLNEREKLILTMRFYDGRTQMEVAEEIGISQAQVSRLEKAALKHLRRFLATS, from the coding sequence ATGAACAAGGTTGAGATCTGCGGTGTAAATACATCTAAACTGCCTGTTCTCTCTAATAAGAAAATGCGTGAACTCCTTGCCAAAATAAAAGATGGCGACCAGCAGGCCCGCGAAGAAATGGTTCAGGGCAACTTAAGGCTGGTCTTAAGTGTAATCCAGCGCTTTAATAACCGCGGTGAGTATGTGGATGATTTGTTTCAAGTGGGATGTATCGGCTTGATGAAGGCTATTGATAACTTCGATCTCAGTCAAAATGTTAAGTTCTCAACATATGCTGTGCCTATGATCATTGGTGAGATCAGACGATATCTGCGAGATAACAACCCGATCAGGGTCAGCCGCTCTCTGCGGGATATCGCTTATAAAGCGCTTCAGGTAAGAGATTCTTTAGCTAATAAATATGCAAAAGAACCAACAATAAGTCAAATAGCTGAAGAACTGCAGATACCCAGAGAAGATATAGTTTTTGCGCTGGATGCAATTCAAGAACCCATCTCCTTATTTGAACCGATTTACCACGATGGTGGTGATCCGATCTTTGTTATGGATCAAATCCGTGATGAAAAAAATCTCGATGGCAATTGGCTGGAAGGAGTATCAATTAAAGAAGGGATGCAGCGGTTAAATGAACGGGAAAAGCTGATCTTGACTATGCGATTTTATGACGGGCGCACGCAGATGGAAGTAGCGGAGGAAATCGGGATTTCTCAAGCTCAGGTCTCCCGATTAGAAAAAGCAGCCTTAAAACACCTGAGACGGTTTTTAGCAACTTCTTAA
- a CDS encoding sigma-E processing peptidase SpoIIGA: MPGYIIYIDALILRLFSNFLFEFILLWAAAEVTRSPTTRPRLALGALIGTLHYLLFMLSSYSLIPFYGLLRFFPTLVLISLLMIVVCFYPRTKGRKLFRVLAYFYGIGFISAGAGMAAAYLLGSAAEPQFTAGVLVSIAVILIAAELGWGVIQKRIYHHVYQLPIKIVFNERSVELTALIDTGNQLKEPLTKQPVIVVEQNALMPLFDEETAQLIADLSSGNLSAIDHAEPDVAVRLRIIPFNAIGVKNGVLVGFRPDRIEITNSSEQCDTSGIIAVYQHTLDPDGEYQALLPPELLDSPVPAAASPITFQGGEPTHAAQSEREA; this comes from the coding sequence ATGCCGGGATACATTATTTATATAGACGCACTGATTTTGCGGTTGTTTTCCAATTTTTTGTTTGAGTTCATCCTCTTATGGGCAGCTGCAGAAGTGACCCGGTCACCGACTACACGCCCGAGACTGGCTCTTGGTGCGCTGATCGGAACTCTGCATTATCTGCTGTTCATGCTGTCAAGCTATAGTCTGATTCCCTTTTATGGACTGCTGAGGTTCTTTCCCACACTTGTCCTAATATCCTTATTGATGATCGTGGTATGCTTCTATCCTCGCACAAAAGGCAGGAAACTATTCCGAGTCCTAGCTTACTTTTACGGTATTGGTTTTATCAGTGCCGGAGCCGGTATGGCAGCGGCCTATTTGCTCGGTTCTGCAGCTGAACCTCAGTTCACAGCCGGAGTTTTAGTCTCAATTGCGGTTATCTTAATAGCTGCTGAGCTTGGATGGGGAGTAATCCAAAAGCGGATTTACCACCATGTATATCAACTGCCGATCAAAATCGTTTTCAATGAAAGAAGTGTTGAATTAACCGCCCTGATCGATACTGGAAACCAATTAAAAGAGCCCCTCACCAAACAACCGGTAATCGTTGTAGAGCAAAATGCCTTGATGCCCTTATTTGATGAAGAAACAGCCCAGTTAATTGCTGATTTATCTTCAGGTAATCTCAGTGCAATCGATCACGCCGAACCCGATGTTGCAGTACGCTTACGAATCATTCCCTTCAATGCCATCGGTGTAAAAAATGGGGTGTTAGTAGGATTTCGCCCTGATCGGATAGAGATCACAAACAGCAGCGAACAGTGTGATACATCAGGTATTATCGCTGTCTACCAGCACACATTAGATCCTGACGGAGAATATCAAGCGCTGCTGCCGCCGGAACTTTTGGATAGTCCAGTTCCCGCCGCAGCGTCACCAATAACATTTCAGGGAGGAGAACCGACTCATGCAGCTCAGTCAGAACGTGAGGCTTAA